One part of the Symphalangus syndactylus isolate Jambi chromosome 1, NHGRI_mSymSyn1-v2.1_pri, whole genome shotgun sequence genome encodes these proteins:
- the OR9Q2 gene encoding olfactory receptor 9Q2 translates to MAERNYTVVTEFFLTAFTEHLQWRVPLFLVFLSFYLATMLGNTGMILLIRGDRRLHTPMYFFLSHLSLVDVCYSSAIIPQMLAVLWEHGTTISQARCAAQFFLFTFFASIDCYLLAIMAYDRYVAVCQPLLYVTIITEKARWGLVTGAYVAGFFSAFVRTVTAFTLSFCGNKEINFIFCDLPPLLKLSCGDSYTQEVVIIVFAVFVMPACILVILVSYLFIIVAILQVHSAGGRAKTFSTCASHLTAVALFFGTLIFMYLRDNTGQSSEGDRVVSVLYTVVTPMLNPLIYSLRNKEVKEAVRKALSKSKAARRP, encoded by the coding sequence ATGGCTGAAAGGAATTACACCGTAGTGACGGAGTTCTTCCTTACTGCATTTACTGAACATCTCCAGTGGAGGGTTCCTCTCTTCCTCGTATTTTTGAGTTTCTATCTTGCCACTATGTTAGGGAACACAGGCATGATCCTCCTGATCCGTGGAGATCGTCGGCTCCACACCCCGATGTACTTCTTCCTCAGCCACCTTTCCTTGGTGGACGTCTGCTACTCGTCCGCCATCATCCCTCAGATGCTGGCTGTGCTGTGGGAGCACGGCACAACCATCTCCCAGGCTCGCTGTGCAGCTCAgttcttcctcttcaccttctttgCCTCCATCGACTGCTACCTTCTGGCCATCATGGCCTATGACCGCTACGTGGCCGTGTGCCAGCCCCTGCTTTATGTCACCATCATAACCGAGAAGGCCCGCTGGGGCTTAGTCACTGGGGCTTATGTTGCTGGTTTTTTCAGTGCCTTTGTTCGAACGGTCACAGCCTTCACTCTCTCCTTTTGTGGAAACAAGGAGATCAACTTCATTTTCTGTGACCTCCCTCCTCTATTAAAACTCTCCTGTGGGGACAGCTACACTCAGGAAGTGGTGATTATTGTGTTTGCTGTTTTCGTCATGCCTGCCTGTATCTTGGTGATCTTGGTGTCCTACCTGTTTATCATCGTGGCCATACTGCAGGTCCACTCTGCTGGAGGCCGGGCCAAGACCTTCTCCACCTGCGCCTCCCACCTCACTGCCGTCGCTCTGTTCTTTGGCACCCTCATCTTCATGTACCTGCGAGACAACACAGGCCAGTCCTCCGAGGGAGACCGAGTGGTGTCTGTGCTTTACACGGTGGTGACCCCAATGCTGAATCCCCTTATCTATAGCCTGAGAAACAAGGAGGTAAAAGAGGCCGTTAGGAAAGCCCTGAGCAAATCAAAGGCTGCTAGAAGACCCTAA